The sequence below is a genomic window from Myotis daubentonii chromosome 14, mMyoDau2.1, whole genome shotgun sequence.
ATACAACAGAAATCCCCCCACTTAGTGAACTGCTGCCTACACTGATTGAACAAAGCTGCATATATTATAAACTGTGGATTAATTTTAAatccttaaaatattaatttgtacaTATAATAACCCCAATTTTGAAAAAACGATCTTTCATCATTGTAGATAAAAAACGAAAACTAAGCACCATTTATTCCACTACCATTTACTCCTGCTCCCCCAGCCATTTTTTCATGGGGCAGGGATAAGTTCACAGCTAATTGGAATTAATTGATTGTGATGGAGCTAGAAAAGGGAGAGTAGAAAAATTATGAGATGAGAAACACCATAATTCTATTATTTCTGTGGAAATTACGTCATGAAAATTGCCTCACAAGTGAATTAGAGAAACCTTTTTGTCTCCAAAGGTGAAAGAAAGGTTTGAAAAACTAACCAAAGGAAGGAAATCACTTTCCAGAGCCAGACAGAGAGGCTTGGAAATGTAGAAGGCACTCAGTGTTAATGCATTGAGTGGCCTGGAGGAGAGGACTTCATCCTGGTCCTTAGTTagctcatctgcaaagtgggaatCATATTTAGTTTGTGTAGTAGGTGAGAAGATTAGAAATAATGAGTATGTTCTTGTCATAATCCCTGGGTTTTTAGAGCCCTTGAACCCTTTGCAGCCCCATTTTCATGTGAGTCAAGAAGCCTAGTGCAGTCAGCTGCTCAGGTTTTGCAGTGTAGCTGCTGGGCTGCGTGGGAGATGGGTGCCAGGCCTTGTTCTCTAAGCTTTGTCCAGGTTGCCTGGGTCGTATGATCTCCATGGGACTGCCCTTACATCCGGGCTGTAGACACGATGGTTTCCAGAAgagggccctgggcctggcagaCTTGCTAAAGATCCTCCTGACTGCTACACTCCATGCCTTGTTTCTATATATACGTTTAtgaatgtgctttttaaaaccaAGATGACTTAAATACAAGTCAGTGCACTTCATTAAAGTCAGCTACTGATTCTCAAACTCTTGTTTGAGACAGAAGCGCTAGATATCAGTTACTGGACCAGAGTTTATTTTGCATCTGCAGAATTCTGCAAGCTTCTAATGCTGGGTCTCTGGTGGCATTGTGATTCAAGGACTTAtcatatctaataaagagggaatatgctaattgaccctcacaccattgtaaagatggtggtgcccacagccaataagaagggaatatgctaattgactgctacaCCCTcgaagatggcggtgcccacagccacaagatggcagtgcccagtcccctcagcctcaccagggcgGCAGGCATGCGGCCTGCCTCCGGAGATCCCTAGTCCCCTCAGgcctccagccacccagggccggcccaaggcacaggtaaccagggccagccgaggcttgcactgccggcagtggcagcagcaaagtgtgatggggcgttgccttcccctgatcacgggatcacctcccgcccctgagggctcccggactgtgagaggggccaggccaggctgagggaccccccctccagtgcatgaattttcatgcaccgggcctctagtgatgtatAATAGGCCAGTGAATATCATGGACAGCAACCTATTGCCTCCCTTCCTTTGTTGTAGCGTAAGATCCTTAGTCAGCAAATCTTATGATTTGAGGTCCGTCACATAGCAATTATTTTGATTGGTGTCAGCATACCTGGGTCAAGCCACTTTTCAGAGGCAGAAATACAGGTTGCTAGGGGTGTGTGCTTAACAGTGTGGCATCAGAAGAGAAGTCTGGGCAGAGCACAGGAGCTTTCGGACAGATCTCTAACCTTTACTTCCTTTGTCCCCAGTGTCTTTCTGGCAGTTCTGATGGGACAATTCGCCTGTGGTCCCTCGGTCAGCAGAGATGTATAGCGACGTACCGAGTCCATGATGAAGGTGTTTGGGCTCTGCAAGTCAATGACGCCTTCACACACGTGTATTCTGGAGGGAGGGACCGGAAGATTTATTGTACAGACCTAAGAAACCCTGACATTCGAGTGCTGATTTGTGAAGAAAAGGCACCAGTTCTCAAGGtatgtgatatatattttttaaattgatttgagaggaaggaggagagagagagagagagagaaaaaagaacatcaatgtgagagagaaacattgattggttacttcCTGTATGCACCTGTATGCGacccgaccagggatcgaacccgaaacttgggtgtgtgccctgcctgggaatcgaacccaccaccttctggTGCAAGTgaccacactccaaccaactgagccacaccggtcaatCAGGGCAGTATGTCATATATTTTAGTTTATATAATTAAGATGGTTACATTGCTCCTGAGAGCGCCTGGCTGTCTTAACCTGTCATTAGAGGAGGAATATGAGGAGCTCAGGTATCTGTAAGCAGAAATTGTCCACTGCtcaagagggagggaggatgtaGAAGAGCACTCCTCAGGAGGAGGGAATGAGCTCGCTCACACCCTACACGTGACTGCTCGGAGTGGTCCTGATCGGGGTCTGGATGTGGGTGGATGGGTACTTGGGAAGCCATCCATATTGACAGCTATTAGAAGTAGAGCCTAGGCTAAAAAATGGCCAGGCATCACGGGACAGATGTCCAGCCTCACTGATAGTCCTGGAATTGCACACTGAAACACAGCGAGGAACTTTCAAAGGGAGCATACAGACAGACTACCCTGTCTTCTCAGAAATCATCTGCAAACATCAGGGAAAGCAAGAAACAACTGCAAATACCCTCTGTGAAGCTGGGTGACATCTGACACCCAGACCATAGCGTAGGAGGAAGGGCTGCAACAGGGAACAGAGGTCGAGGAGACGTTGAGAGGATGCCTGTGGTCTGGCTGAGTGCAGTTCTCTAAGGTAGAGGGCAGGTCCTAATGGACAAACCAGTATTGCTTTAGAGAACAGCAAGCGAGTTAGGGCTGCCATTACAGACACAGcatgtgtgcaggaagcagctgatgggcTGACAGGTGGGGAAGAGGAACACTGCGCTGTGGGTCCTGCAGCTGCCAGGGTCTCTTGGCTGGAGAAAAAGACCTTAGCGCAGACAGCCATGTGTTACAAGGAGCGTCACTCTGAACTGAAGAGGATCCCCACTTGCTGAGAGTCGGGCCCTGTCCCCGCAGCTCCAGTCCTGCGGTTTCCTGGTACAGGAAGAACAGTGGGCTAATGCAGAGTGATTCCCGTTGCATGATATATgggcatttatatattttatacattcagtatttttttaatatatttttattaatttcagagaggaagggagagggagagagagatagaaacatcaataatgagagagaatttttgattgactgcctcctacatgctccccactgggggtcaagcccacaacccaggcacgtgcccttgaccggaattgaacctgggaccctttagtctgcaggttgacgctctatccattaagccaaaccagctaaggcatacatttagtattttaaaaatacagaagggCACACAGTAAACTGTTCACAAGTgcactatccttgggtgagggggTAGATTATGTGGGGTACTTTTCACTTTTGCTGTGCTATATTTTTACTACTaacattttcaaagagaaaaataaatccatttctTTGTTATTAAGAACATAAAAAAATTCTGTTAAGTCTCCTTTGGCCTGTACCCATTTAGATCCCTTAAATCAGGGGTGGGAAacgtccagcccacaggccatgtAAGGCCCgcaaatcattgggtctggccctgctgAGGCATTAGgtgtgagttaattaaatgtttgaccaaatatagcaggttaattttaagttgataattttgtgtggccctcaaatgatgttataaatatccaaacggctcttggcagaaaaaaaggttccccacccctgccttaaatTAACCACACTTAAACCTTTAAGCCATTCTTTTTGGTGAGAAGTCACTGCTGCTACACTTTTATAGGGTCATGAATTTCTTTAGCAGACTTCCTCATTCATTTGTTGAATCCCTAGCTTTTAACACGTGCCATGGTATAGTCAACACACAGTGCTGAATGGAGGAGTTATTTAATAATGTAGAGCTGGTCCTGGCAGCTCAGAAGAGTCAGCATTCCACACCGTggtatttttgtgtgttgttttcagATGGAGCTTGACAGGTCAGCTGATCCGCCTCCTGCAATCTGGGTTGCAACAACGAAATCTACAGTAAATAAATGGGTAAGTGAGCCATTGTACAGCTGCCTACGGATTAGAAGCTGATAAAGGATTAGACCCAGTAGCAAATGCTCAGTATGATCCTGGCTCAGCATGCCTTTCAACAGAGCAAAAATCTAAAAGCCCCTATGAATGCAGGTGTGGGCCTAAGGGTTGTACAGAAAGTAAGGTAGTAGTCAAAACGACGCTTCGATGTCTTTGTCAGAAACCAAGAAGTATATGTGACATGCCTAAGCTGTGGCCTGATACAGCCAGTAGATTTAGTACAGCTCTGACCTCATGGAGCTGCATTTGAAAATAGGCAGCCCAGTACCAGCACAGCAGGGAAACTGGTTAGGCTTCTGTTTCTCAAAACAGAAAACTGCTTTCAgactcatttcctttttcttcatagtATGAAAAACAGGGAGAGAAATAAGAGGATGGTCAGAGAGAAGTCATCAAAAGTACTATTAATGCTTAAATCTTAATTGAAGACTTTAAGTTTTCTTACCAGACTGTTCGTGGATAACAAAAGAGCAAGTGTTTATATTTATTCCTGTTTATTATGCAGGTCAAGTGGTCTGTCTCTGTACTGTAACAAATGTTACGTTTCTTGTCTAAATTTCATTATGCTAATTTGCGATCAACATAGTTTACCTGGAAGAATGCCTGCTGTTCTCTCCAAAAAGACATTCCCTTCTTAATGTTCgtttgggttttttaaatcaTGGTAGATAATCATACTTTGTCACTATGTATTTTTTGGCTGATGTTTTTATTGTTGGGTTgttctcatttgtttattctttgtttttcttgccaCTTTAAACAGATTGGCAAAGCTTATAAAgcataaaatgattaaataataaattttgttcCTTCAGACATTGAAGGGAATTCACAACTTTAGAGCCTCTGGAGATTATGACAATGACTGTACAAATCCTATAACACCCCTTTGTACACAACCTGACCAGGTTATTAAAGGTGAGTAAGGAAATTGGAAGGTATTTAGTACCTTTTGTGGAGATTAATTGTAGTTACTAAGAgactgacagaaatggaggagatGACCTTCCTTTAAATGTAGTTCTGATGTCAACAAAAGACTCataatagcatttttatttatttttaatagaagaaaGCTTTTAAAAACTGCTATTTAGTGACTTCAAAATGTGGGCTTTCTTTAATTAATCTTTTTACCCAGCATCAGGATAGTCACGGTCTTGGTAAAGCCAACAGCCATTCTGAAAAATATATAGAGTTTAGTGTTGTCTTTTAGCACAAGCCAGAAAAGTCAGATCTGGTCCTAGAATTCTACAGACTACAGCTGTAATGGCACCTCTGACTTTAATGTCAGAGTTTGGGATTAGAATATTGAATGACACATTCAAGAACAGTGTTCCTGCAGGAGCATAAAGAGAAGGAAGATAGGAAGCAAAAGTTGATGAGAGATGGGGCTCATTTAAAGGTTTCCTGTCATCATTTGGACTTTCCCAGCGGGTAAAACTGTCTGCCCTTAACAGTTTCAACCAGTAGCCCCGTGTTGGAGTGAGGATTCTCTTAATCTGTAATCTGTATTAAAACCAGACTGTTTTTGTTTGATTGGCCTTAAGTTGCCTTAGATATAATGACATAGTCTTCTGATTTGTCTTCTTCTTCCTGGGGGGCTAGTATGATTTATGTTCTGTTAGATACCAGTTCACAGTTACTGCCGCACAGTGAATTAAATGTAGTAGAAGGATTGTTCTGCTAATTGTGTGGGTTCTTCTCCTTTAGGCGGTGCCAGTATTATTCAGTGCCACATTCTGAATGATAAGAGACATATATTAACAAAAGATACCAATAACAATGTGGCATATTGGGACGTATTGAAGGTAAGTatcttttatattaaatatatgataCTGGTTTATGTATCCCACTTATTTTTTAtgatatagatatacatagatGTAGATACATAGAGAGATATACACCAAGATAATAAGTATATAAATTAAGATTTAGTTTCAATAATACTTTATTTGGGGGGCAGATACTTTCTTACGTGAATATTAGATAAGGCTATAGTCTCCAAAACGAAtattttgtgggggttttttaatttaaaattgtaatagTTATTTAAAGGTAActgctctaaaataaaaatgtttgaccattttttaaaaaaatgttttagactCCATATTAATAGGCAAAATGTGAAAATGTGTAAAATTTTGAGTAGCTAAGTCAGAATCAAATTAAGTTGCCACTTAAttattatactttcttttttatgtataggCAAGTAAAGTGGAAGATCTGGGCAAAGTGGATTTTgaagatgaaattaaaaaaagatttaagatgGTGTATGTACCAAATTGGTTCTCAGTAGACTTAAAAACAGGGGTAAGTTCACAATTGGTACTTGTGCAATTTGGGATAGTTGAAAATTTCTAGCGTAGCTCAAAATTAAGTATTATTAATTACAGGGTCCTATGTTTTTAAGTgtgaaagggaaaaaattattAATTCTTGCAAAATGTAGTTTAAATATCTTTTGGTATCCTAGTAAATTAAACTGTAGTTGCATAGAACTGCATGAAACACTTTTTGGTTCTGAATCTGTGGCTTAGCACTTTAGTTAATAGTACAAATAAAGGTTTAGATACGCGTTTGGAGAATGTATCCAAACAGCATGCCGCTAACAACGTTTGCTTCTGACAGATGCTGACTATTACTCTGGACGAGAGCGACTGTTTTGCTGCTTGGGTTTCTGCCAAAGATGCCGGCTTCAGCAGCCCTGACGGGTCAGATCCAAAACGTGAGtgtgtccttccttctcctcctccttgcgAAAGAGAAGGTGGGTCTGTGCTCCCTCCTTGTGCTCATCTTTCTAAGAGTCTGTTCTGTTGTGTTGATGATGTCTTTGGTCAGGATTTTCCTAAGAATGTAGCATGTACCCGATGTATACGAATACCGTTCTAGTGGCTTTATATGAAATAGCCTTTTAAAGAATGGCTATATCTGAACAACCAAATAGAATACGTTTGCTCCATATTACCACTGTTTTAAACattcaaagataaaattttaatagaCTTGGAAAAAACTCTGAAGTCTTACTTTTAAACATCATTGGCATTGGGTTAAGAATTTAACATcaggctctggccaggtggcttgggtgggtgcagggtcatcccatacaccacagggttgtgggtttgatccccagtcgggacacgtggtgtttctctctcacacacatctctctctctctctctctctctctctctctctctctctctctctccctctccctctccctctccctctccctctccctctccctctccctctcctttctgtaAAAGCAATaaagacatatcctcaggtgaggattaggaaAAAGATTTTAACATCAGAATATGTGgaaacttgtttttatttctttccctctaTTTTTAGGTAAAAACGAGTaattctcttttccattttttttctttttaattaactcTGTTGCAGTGAACTTAGGAGGACTTTTGCTCCAGGCACTCCTAGAATATTGGCCTAGAACACATGTGAATCCCATAGacgaagaagaaaatgaagtaaaCCATGGTTCGTGCTTTTATATTGGGATAAATGATTAACAATTACTCAGAAGTTAAAAAGACTTAGACTGGttgttattttaagaaacattttaagcATTTGCTAAATTGTGACATAATATTTGTGATGTGCCCAATTTATTGCCTTCCCTTCCACATCCCAAAGAAGGAACATCCATCCAGTCTTCACTGAAAATCCAAGGAACTTTCAATCAGGGAAACTGCTCAATATAGAGAGAATCAACCCTGTATATTCACATGACCTTTGTCCTTGAAAGTAGACAGCTTAGCAGGCTTATGCTGAAGCTGCTTCCCAGGGTATCCATGGACCTGCTGGACTTACCTTCAAGCTAGCTAGTTAGCGGCATCAGAAAGCCAGGTTGGCCTTGTATTGTCATATTTCATGTTGGCCTGAAATGTTGCTATTACTTAGTCTGATGATCTGCCTGATCTTGGCTCTGAATGtttcaaaaaaatcaaattcCAACTCAGAAGTGTCAGGAAAAGTGAACACATCTATATAAAGAATAAATGCCCTTGAGGACATTCAAAGACTGTGTGTGCCACAGGCAGGGGCAGCAACCTTCTCATAGGCTCAGtctgattaaagaaaggggaGGAAAGATCTTAAAATTTGACAGCTCATGTGTAACCTACAGCAGTCGAAGATGCCTTGTGTCCCACCTACTGAGGGCCCACTCTGCTGAGGATTCTGAGTTCCCTGGAGTCCGCCGAGGATGGCCCGCTTCTGGTGGTCAGCAGCGATGCGCACCTAGCAGGGACCTCGCTCTGCTGATGACTCATCCAGAATGATTTTTGGACTTTAAATCTCTTTTGTAAGCATGGCATGTTCCTTGAAAGCCAGTCTCCTGATGTCCCTGCCAGAGAGAGGGCACTGGTCCCCCCATGTGGCTTTTCTTTTATGTCACCTCCCCATCAGAATTGCACAGTGGGCTGGGACCCAGGGAAACTCAGTGGACAGATCTCTCCACCGAGGGTTGGTTGAGAAAGCAAGGCTCTGGTATGGCTCTGCCATTTATCAGCAGTGTAGCTGTGGGCTTGTCCTGTCCTGTTCTTCGCTTGTCCTCCATCTGTAACATCACAGACAGGATGCCCTCAGAGGCCCAAGTGTCCGATAAAGATTAGTCAAGAAACAGTGCTACTGTCAGCACCTCTTGGATCCAGGTTTGGGTTGGGGGAAGAAGTCCCAGGAAACCCCAAGTCATTCTTCAAGTCAAAGTGCCACAGTAAAGCAGGGCAGGGCCCGCCCACCTCCCCAGCCAGAGCTCAGGACACTATGGTGTCCACCTGTCTGGTAACCTGCTGTACCTGCTCTGTGCTCAGCGGATACTCGGGAGTTGCTTAGATTATATTATTGAGCTCTactcaggcctctagtaagttatagGTGGGGATAATGCAGATAACTGGGCACGGACCCTGTCCTGCAAGGACTGACGTTCTGCAGGGCAGAGAGCTACCTGCATGAAGCATTCTGAGTCCAGGGAGAAGTGCTGGGTGTCATGGGAGCGGCTCTGAAGGTGCTGTAGGATTTCAGAGGATGGGGCTGCTTCCAGATTCATTGGGGAAATTCATGAGCAAGTTGGCACCTGAGTGGGGGTTAAGTGCACTTGGGTCAAAAGATTACAGAGAAAACAGTGAAATGAAATCTGCAGAGAACAATATGAGCAAGAGTATGACCTCTCTggggattttatttttcactgatCCCTCTGCCATTAGTTCTGGCcgccatgaaaataattttttttctgacccAAGAAATTTTTCTGAGCTTAGAGTTCTACTAAAAACACACACTAGATTACCATTTATAAACACACTTTCCTAGGCTCCCCTGTGGTTCAAGTAGATGGTTATGCTTTTGCTTCAAATCTCAAACATGAATCTCTTCTACTAAAACCCTCTGAAACGCAGTCATTTCTCATGGGGCACATCACAAGTTGCTATACCAAGTATTTCTTACTTTCAGGAATTGGACTTGGTTTgctttttgcctttattttttactctGGCCGACTTAAAGgacttttaactttaaaaatagtgCAGTGTTTGAAGCCTGGGTAAACATAATGTTTAGAATCTGTTCGTTGCACTAACTCCGCATCTGACACCATCTGTATCTTTTCCTAGTAAATGGGGAGCAGGAGAACCGCGTACAGAAGGGGAATGGCTATTTCCAagtgcccccccacacccccgtgATCTTTGGTGAAGCAGGAGGCCGCACCCTGTTCAGGTATGAGCAGGAGGGCTGGAGGCATGTCTAAGGAAGCGGAGGCTACAGATTGTTCATTACCACTCTAGAGGTGCCAGGGCTTGGGAAGCTTCTCATCTCGGTGAGAGAGTTAAGTGATGCTATTAGACCACTGTTCTGAGAGCTGAGCCTCTGCTGTTAAATGAGGTCGACACCTTGCCTCGAGGCAGCTTCTCTGGTGGTGTCTGCAGGAAACTCACTTTCACGTATTCAGCATGACTGCCGGGGCCAGGGGACAGATGGCAGCACCAGAAGTCCCTGTCCACAGGATAGCGTCAGAGTAGATGACTGCCCGCAGGCTGGGTCAGGCAGGATGGACTGGGCTGCTCCTGGGAACTGTTGGGCCCAGCGATGGCCTGATCTGAGGTGTGAGGCTGGCCTGCGTGTGTCCCTGCAGGAAAGAGCTGCACTGGCCCTACCTACACGTTGCCAGCAAGGCCTGCTAGAGTGATGGGGAGAGCGCACGGGAGCCGTCTGTAGGGCCATAAGTAAGAAAGATGCTTGTCTTGCCCTTGAGCACAGCATTCTCTGCCTTTATGGTGGTTTCCTGAGTGTGTTACCAAAATACCCTGCCCCCGCTCCGTGGGGAGGCCTGTGccgggggctgcagggctggcaggggatcTTTCTCGAGGGCTTTGCCTACACACAGGCTTCCCGCGTTACGCAGGGACTCAGAGGCAGCGCTGGTGCTGCTGGCCCCGGAGTCTCTCGCTCCAGCTGAGTGAGCCATCCCGGCTGGCTGCACTTCTTTCCTCAGCTCAGTGGGTTGTCCTGAAGGAACTCTGTAAGGCCCTGTCCCTTGGTCTAGTGTTTATAACAGTGATTTTGTCATCTGCTGTCGTGTCACTCACTGCCTGGTGGCTATGTCTAGGCTGCTCTGCCGGGATTCCGGAGGGGAGACCGAGTCCATGCTTCTCAATGAGACGGTGCCGCAATGGGTGATTGACATCACTGTGGATGTAAGTGTCCTCCAGTCCCACTTCGCCCTGGTGTTTCTTCCAGATCATGAAGCAAGTTCAGAACTGCTTCAGACTGTGTAACCTGAAAGTGTCATAAAAACTAGATTGCCAAAGAAAACAAATCCCAGAAAGCTGACAGGACACCATCCCCGAATCCTCGTGCTCCGCCTCCCGAGGCTCCGTCAGGAAGAGAGCAGTCGGAGTagccctcctgctgcagccacgGAGCCCCGGGAGCTGTGCCAGGGACAGAGCCGGAGCCCCGAGTGTCAGCTCTAAGCCCTTTGCAGCCACTGCACAGCCCTGCGCCGGTGCCAGACTGGTTGGCATGTCCACAGTGACTTCTGTGTCTCCTGTCAGTGAAAACCAGGCGGCACCCAGCGAGGGCTACGTGCAGTTCTACCAGCTGGTGCAGGAGCCGCCTGGTGCCGGGGACACCCCTTCAACCCTGGCACACGCGGAACCCTCCAACACCCTTAAGTCCTGGGCTCCCCATTCCTCTGGGCTCCCTCAGAGACGTCTTTTTAAtcgaggatggaggagggagtgGTTGTAACTCCCTTTTTACTTTATGTGATTACAAAGCACCCTTCCAACTGGAGGGTCCCTTGTCTCACAGCCCTATATACAGAGctttccaggcccctccctgcccaaggACCCCCGTCCCTCTACAGTCTcactttttgtaaataaattgaTTAAGTAAAAACCAGACTGCCAGGTAGAATCCTATTCTGCTTCCCTGTAGTTCCAAAGTTGCAGAAGTAGTATTGGTATTCATCTGTGGATATCTGTATTGgtttttaactataaaaataatatatgcttaTTAAAGAACATAAATGAATAAAGTGAAACTCCCATCCCTTTCTCAATCACTCCTTCTCTTCCATTTGCCCCCTGTCCTTCTCCCCAGAGGTAATAACTGTTACTAGTTTAGTGCGGAGCCTTTAGTGCTTTTTTCTATGCTACATCAGCATATATTACCTACATGTAGCTTGTTTTATTTTCACAAGATCTGTTATGCATACTGTTCTGCAActtggtggttttttgttttgtttttgtttttacttaaaaatctatcttgagcattttttcatgacTCTACAGATTGGATCATTTCTTGTAAATGACTGTATACTATTcccttgtgtaaatgtaccataatttatttaatcagtaccctattaatgggcacttaggttgtttccagtgttttctattacaaacaatgcttcagtgaacatcCTTGTACATATAACTTTGTGTACtttttaggataaattcctagaagtggaattgctggatcaaagggtatgcacattttaaattttgatagatATCGGCAAATTGCCCTCCACAAGGCTGTACCAGTTCGCACTCTCTCCACGGTGTATGCGTGCCCacaccctcacccacactgggTACTTTCAATCTTTGCTAAAAGACAGACAAATactatctcattgttttaatataatttgggtgttttttttaatttgtagtgAGGTTAAGTATCTTTTCATATTGgccatttctatttcttctgtgaattgcttgtgttatttacttatttctctaTTGGGTTATTTCTCCTTCTTATTAATTTATAGGAGCTCATCATATTAAATATTAACTCTTTGACTATTATGTCTCTTAATTGAATTTTTACTTTGTTCGTGGTATTTTTGTTAGgcagaaagttttaattttatataatcaGATTGACACTTTATGGTTCTGAGTTTCATGTCTTGCTTATGTAGCAAAAATGTTCTGTATTCTCTAGTATGTTTATGATAATTGTTTATGTCTAGGTCTTTAATCTATTAGTTATTTTGTTTGGTGTGAAGTAGGATACTAACTTTCTACAAATGGACAATAGCCAGTGTGccaacacaat
It includes:
- the WDR48 gene encoding WD repeat-containing protein 48 isoform X3 — its product is MKVLPQRDTNETEQSKTAGWSQASSLSGNKDSIYSLAMNQLGTIIVSGSTEKVLRVWDPRTCAKLMKLKGHTDNVKALLLNRDGTQCLSGSSDGTIRLWSLGQQRCIATYRVHDEGVWALQVNDAFTHVYSGGRDRKIYCTDLRNPDIRVLICEEKAPVLKMELDRSADPPPAIWVATTKSTVNKWTLKGIHNFRASGDYDNDCTNPITPLCTQPDQVIKGGASIIQCHILNDKRHILTKDTNNNVAYWDVLKASKVEDLGKVDFEDEIKKRFKMVYVPNWFSVDLKTGMLTITLDESDCFAAWVSAKDAGFSSPDGSDPKLNLGGLLLQALLEYWPRTHVNPIDEEENEVNHVNGEQENRVQKGNGYFQVPPHTPVIFGEAGGRTLFRLLCRDSGGETESMLLNETVPQWVIDITVDDKFLEVELLDQRKNMPKFNKIPFYLQPHASSGAKTLKKDRLSASDMLQVRKVMEHVYEKIINLDNESQTTSSSNNEKPGEQEKEEDIAVLAEEKIELLCQDQVLDPNMDLRTVKHFIWKSGGDLTLHYRQKST